The Amaranthus tricolor cultivar Red isolate AtriRed21 chromosome 14, ASM2621246v1, whole genome shotgun sequence DNA window AACATACGTGCGACTATTTATAAGTCTAATCCATAGTTTTAAAATTGctattttaaagtttgaatCGAGCATTTTAGACCTTCAAATAGGTATTTTAAACTTTGAACTTAACAAACTTTAAACCATTAGAATAGACATTCTAAGTCTTGAAAGAGATATTTTACAATTGGAGTAggtaagtaaatataaaattaaggtTTGAAGTAGAGATTTTAAGAGATAAATTTGGCTTTTTAAGTAGTAGAATGATTGAATGAGTGTATTGGGTTGAAGTTAAtacctaaaaaattaaaagaagatTGAGGGTTAATATAGGGGTTTTAAGTGTTAGATCTGactttttaagtcttgaaatgggtgtattaagacTTGAATTCGAgaagtataaaattattttggtcGCACGCATGAGACGGCCGCATACAAGTTTTTTGTGACTCACATAAAGTAATTTTATTGAACGTCAAGAACATCTTTCTTGTCAAGTCATCACGATTAGGGATGACAATTCAGTCTGAATTCGACCCTAGTCCGACTCGATCAgaggaaaataatccgattcgagTCCGACTCCAACTCCGACTTCACGACCCGAATTCGAGTTAGAGACAGACCGGAGTTGGACTTTATAaaaaatccgacactccgacccGAGTACCCGACTCTAaccctgaaggaaatccgactttgaatttgacttttaacccaatattttatttcctttaaaactctagacgtgactaattcaagctctctctcatactaattgcaattttcgattttgaaaaactacttggtatttttatttagatcaatcaatcaaaatacgacaaatcagatcaagagaaataaaatacgccaaatcaaaatgcgagaaaattttgttaaattgtagtattaggaatatttctcatgttaaacttgaattcaaaatacatatttttttgttaaattgtatttcaaaaatacattttgttaacttcgtatgctttaaatcattagtacaatatcacaacgataaagtttaataataatccgactccgtatccgactccgttggaggtccgagagtccgagtcggggcaaacttggagtatgcataatccgactccgggtggaggtggactgaaaaaaaaagttcgactaaaatccggagcaaagtcggagtatgtaAAATCCGAGCCGAGTCTGACCCATTGCCACCCCTAAATTCACGATTGTAGGACTTCGATCTATGGAATAACAATCGTACAATTTCAATGTCGTAGTGATCAAATCGCTATCACCAACAAATAAGAAGCCCATTACACAATTCTACATGAGATGTTTGAAATTCACTTTTATCACGGTGCTATTACCAAATTTACATCTATTTCAAGCATGATTTTCATCTCCTGTTTCcccaaaattcagaaaatttaaAGTGCAAAATAAAGTTAGTTTATACATACTTCTACTTCTATATTTTTTCCTCCTTATGGATTATTTGGACAAAAACACATCAAAGAGGCTACTATTACTAACACTAAAATTTTTGAGGGCCATTTTTGTTTACAACAAAGGCAAGAGTACTAACCACCAAATTCTGCTCACTTCCACCGTCACTCGGATCATTTTTGATATCAGAACATCGGTTCAGTCTCGTCTGCACCAACGTGATATAAAACTCAAAAAACAAGGCAAATGTCCTGCGCGCACTCGAGTGGTGCATTCAAAGAGTAACTTCCAGCATTGATTAGTATGTTCGTTCAACATCCCGAGATTGGATGATTTGGTAATCGAATGTGACTtccgttcatacttcatttacCTTGTTTTTTGCCTGCAATGCAAAATCAAAAGTGTTGGAAAATAACACACATGTGATCCCACATCGAAGAATTAAAAAGAGGATGAGTAATATATAAgcttgatgggctactcctaTTATcgattggttttaggatggaaaCTTATTGGGTTTATGTGCAATCAACTCTTCTCTTGTGTGGGTCTTGTAATATAGAAGCCCAATGACAAATTTATCAGAAACCATGTACAAATCTCAGTTAAAATTATTTGGATCAGATGATACATTTGTAGGGAAAGTTGGTTTTGCAAAGCATCAGGCATCATTATATATGGGATTTTTTGCAGGACAAGGAAATCTAAGATTCTTTAATCTTCGTACCATACCAGCTTGAAAACAAATCATTTCGGGTTTGATATCGTGTAGATTTTCGTAGTTGTATACAATCAACTAGGATAGTGTCGTTTTCGAGTAATTGTAGAACTTATTAAGCAAAAAAAAGTGCAGAAATGATTGTATATGTTCATGGGGACTTCCTGAATTTCAACAACACTAAATGAAGGAATATGACATTAACTTTTAGGTTGAGTTGTTTGTTACCTCTTTGGAACCATGATCTTCGAACTGCCTGGCGAATATGACGTTCATGTCTCTCTAGAAGTTCATCGACTCGATGTGACTGAGATAACAATGGTCCGGAAAATTCAACCTTGTCGTCTTTATCCTGAAATCCAACGCCAAGCTCGAGTAAGTTACTGATATAAAGCTACGGATATGTCATGGAAACCTAAAGAAAACAATTCTCGACAGAAACAATCCCAGTCACTTGAGACATCGACTTTGCTTATAGTAAGTTTACTTAGTAAGTTGCCAAGAAAAATCTCAACGCAAGGTTTACATATTGGGAAGACATAGggagtgtttggcaaatggATGATAGTTGGTAGCTGATAGCCGATTACAGTGGCTGATTTGACCAACTGATTATGAATCCACtggttcaaaaatagcttaTTCATAACTCTAGCGTTGCTTGGTTTGACCATCCAACCctatatttatatcaaaataagctaaaattggcTAATAAACTATATTGCCGAACACCCCCATAGCTATAATTAAAAGAATGCAGGAGTAACAAGATTTGATCAAATTCTCCTTTAATTACGTCGAAGTAAATACATGATTAGATCTAATACTTGTAACTAACCATGTGGTTTCTTTTTATTCCCATCTCCTTTTGATAAAGAGCCAAGGATAATTCTTGCGAATGGTACTCATCCGAGGCATCAAAAGAGTCGGGGTGATCAAACTGGCTCCAGTGTCTCCGTACTGTATGCTTAAGTGCATTATAGTAATCATGCCCTCTAGAAACAGCGCGAGCTCCAAGAGAAATATCTACATTATCATGCTTCTTTAACTCAGAATCCTTTCTTTCATTTGATGTTATATAGGTCTCTAACCCATTAAAGCTAAGCTTCGAACTAGACCGTCGGTGTGATCTAACAAATAGATCATCTCTACGGTTCTTAGCCCACGCGAAGCCACTTGATGCTGAAACTTGCAATGGGCCTGAATATGGTACGTCTTCTTGAGAGGCAGTACTCTTCAAATCGGAAGCCTCTTCTCGTCGATCAATTGATTGTTTTGGTGGTTCCCTTCCTTTTATGTTTTCTTCAGGATGAAAGAGTGCTAAACTTCCATTGATTTTGACTCTCCGTGTTTCTTGAACTTGGGGTGGCAATGGCAGCTCCTGTATGGGAAACTTAAAGCAGTTAGGAACAAGTGTAATTTCTTCTTGTATCTAAAAAAGGAAAAGTGCAAACAAAATAGCAAACCTCAGCTGGGGCAAGTTTGCGTACATCCGTTGGTTTCTTTGTTGTCTTTCTTCCTGTTTCAAGCCCACAGACTCTTCCACCGACTTTCTTTCTGTATAACGGTAAATAAATTAGCTTATTTGGctattttagcttattttgatacaacTAGAGAGTTGGGTGGTAAAACCATCCaatgctaatgtttggtaaattggTTGGTTGAAACgacttattgttatgaataagttgtttttgaacaagctgctcataACAGCGAGTTCAAAATTAGCTAGTCAAActagttaataaaatcagttaTCAGCCGTTTGCCGAACACCCCATCAAAAACAGAAAGAAACATTACCTTCTTGCTTCTTCGCGGCCTTTTGCATCAATTTCTTTGTTAGGTGGGTATTTAGGCAAAGTTGCTGGGTCGCACGCATATGGTTTACTGCTGAAGTACTGAGAATAAGATTGAAAGGACTCAAATTTAGAACAGATTTGAGATATCACATATGTTAGCCCATATTTAAGGCAATGGGAACAAACATTCGACTATTCTACAAGGAAAACAATGCGGGATCTTCAGAAAAATGAATCGAAAGCAAATCTACGTTATGTACCTCCGAGCATAGAGCTGAGGACGCACTTCCACGCTTGTATGGCTCCACGGAAAGCAAAGTTTCAATAAGCTCCACTGCGGCTTCAGGCATATCTTTACAAGTTTCTAGAAGAGAACTCTCGTAACGTTGCTGTGGCTTAAAAAGAGTGGCAT harbors:
- the LOC130800092 gene encoding protein IMPAIRED IN BABA-INDUCED STERILITY 1-like; amino-acid sequence: MGCVSSKGGMLVTPALDYSGVFKDNVVVGGSGCSKVGPTESDGNKKFILGSNNGESGRVSSTGGSESVSFRLGNLQKYVEGEQVAAGWPTWLSAVAGEAIHGWLPLRVDAFEKLEKIGQGTYSSVFRARDLETGKIVAMKKVRFDNFEPESVRFMAREILILRRLDHPNVIKLEGIVTSKLSCSIYLVFEYMEHDLAGLVSCPDIKFTEAQVKCYMKQLISGIEHCHSRGIMHRDIKGSNLLVNNDGILKVADFGLANFCSTTHKHQLTSRVVTLWYRPPELLLGATDYGPSVDLWSIGCVFAEILLGKPILQGRTEVEQLHKIFKLCGSPPDEYLKKSKLPHATLFKPQQRYESSLLETCKDMPEAAVELIETLLSVEPYKRGSASSALCSEYFSSKPYACDPATLPKYPPNKEIDAKGREEARRKKVGGRVCGLETGRKTTKKPTDVRKLAPAEELPLPPQVQETRRVKINGSLALFHPEENIKGREPPKQSIDRREEASDLKSTASQEDVPYSGPLQVSASSGFAWAKNRRDDLFVRSHRRSSSKLSFNGLETYITSNERKDSELKKHDNVDISLGARAVSRGHDYYNALKHTVRRHWSQFDHPDSFDASDEYHSQELSLALYQKEMGIKRNHMDKDDKVEFSGPLLSQSHRVDELLERHERHIRQAVRRSWFQRGKKQGK